Proteins co-encoded in one Phycodurus eques isolate BA_2022a chromosome 21, UOR_Pequ_1.1, whole genome shotgun sequence genomic window:
- the topbp1 gene encoding DNA topoisomerase 2-binding protein 1 isoform X2 gives MRLDIMSKGDKEGFIVKFVGSKGQTSEYAAKAYEAIMELQSEKYLKKIDEEAVLKMDQKDKSLFVFSDFDTPAFQHCKNLGCRIVSPLVVVFCLQQQRCVPKAEKPVYNMAMDDITVSCTSLDKTTRAEVMNLVQLMGGRVYLDLNVSVTHLIAGEVGSKKYLVAASLGKPILLPSWVKECWESSQNSLFRYTELPLEGHLCPVLRGCTVCVTGLSSTERKEVQRLCEQHGGRYTGQLKINECTHLIVNETSGQKYECARKWNVYCVALHWLFDSIEKGSCQDESRYAVERRTSKSSQPNTSTPTGSGQKEEGPSLLGLSHISVNTSVTINDTALTNGTVSRVEAPDPIESLDLTVCPAEDVLDGCKLYLCGLPVKKLDKLRRLVNAAGGLRFNQPSEELTHVVMGEPDQDLKTFLSRATHRPHVVTVQWLLDSFSKGRLLPEEDFLHLDCLPPAPAEVLSTPASRSSVGPPAASPSTPKLKQAEEDLLSQYMDDDMTVIDVAPAAEIESRRSISLPAEQSWTLNHGARPQSDYTVQEASEAGLFAGKRFLLQGFGAEAEAQLSLLVRENGGRVLASRTRAVADYAVVPLLGCSVEATVDEVVTDTWLAMCVERECLLELYSNPLFTPVPVMDGHFPLKDCILSFSQFTGAERESLVELAKHLGANVQDYFVRLANPKKGMLASTHLVLQSPDGTKYQAAKKWSLPAVTMHWIMASARTGQRVAEERFLIDLPPSPEREEESFVAASQRTSMPAPAQPARSFPDIPLLGFQSGKAVTPLDLGRFQSKMFHSVLDEMKSKKDVATPKQSQEDGRRKQLCKEPSLQLDTPSRFLSRDQLFRPSFNVKDALEALDTPGGRSNPNESAETPLTDLINRNMKVALANSARASDVANMQAVSASPELSTTRKEAVQKEAGLLSGIVICVGKKLSKMQSELYAMAASLGADFRWACDDTVTHYIYQGRVGDNSREYRGMKERGLHVVSQHWLKACAEEQRHVSESLYPFTYNPKMSLNLSQVPSSSQRSPPVTRPQLRDITEATDDNVGPNDSELKAVEDPSTSHHTSDGSEDQDGLADKNDISEALEMRENLQRALQEIMSATKKTTGRRMSVRLSRTASAGADSAPNTPSGSRRTLEALRVSRAAALDLNTEPSQSEQIVWDDPTAREERAKLADNLQWPGSPSQHSEPQAPPPPTAVQHDAQLKDSMTDSDLVEMEACDVIDQQMGKKGSALPQEEPRNNILTPEAPSIAIPTVAPEPEEESEEVKTPPRFQLSSLSPQERIDYSHLIEELGGVILDKQSFDPSCSHIIVGTPLRNEKYLAAMAAGKWILHRSYLEACRSVGRFIPEEDYEWGSSSILDALPSITSQQRRLALAAMRWRKTLRGPTEQGGAFSGWTVMLNIDQSREAGFRRLLQSGGAQVLPSASPSMYKVATHLFADFSRLRPGDFRADVSEASAQNVTCLKPEYIADYLMQEPIPPTALYLLAESPPGTWILLIHHWVRHFSLSHFN, from the exons ATGAG GTTGGACATCATGTCCAAAGGCGACAAGGAGGGCTTTATTGTCAAATTTGTTGGAAGTAAAGGACAGACATCAGAGTATGCTGCCAAAGCTTATGAG GCTATTATGGAGCTGCAGTCGGAAAAGTACCTCAAGAAGATCGACGAGGAAGCTGTGTTAAAGATGGACCAGAAGGACAAGTCCCTCTTTGTTTTCAGTGACTTTGACACTCCTGCCTTCCAGCACTGCAAGAAT CTCGGCTGCCGGATCGTGAGTCCGCTGGTGGTGGTGTTCTGCTTGCAGCAGCAGCGTTGCGTACCCAAAGCGGAGAAGCCGGTCTACAATATGGCCATGGACGACATCACCGTCTCCTGCACAAGCCTGGATAAAACGACTCGG GCCGAGGTGATGAATTTGGTGCAGCTCATGGGCGGGCGTGTCTATCTCGACCTCAACGTGTCCGTCACCCACCTGATTGCTGGTGAGGTGGGCAGTAAAAAGTACCTGGTGGCCGCCAGCCTGGGCAAACCCATCCTGCTCCCTTCCTGGGTCAAAGAGTGCTGGGAGAGCTCTCAAAACAG TCTGTTCAGGTACACGGAGCTGCCCTTGGAGGGCCACCTGTGCCCGGTGCTGCGGGGCTGCACCGTGTGCGTGACAGGTCTCTCCAGCACCGAGCGCAAAGAAGTGCAGCGTCTGTGCGAGCAGCACGGGGGCCGCTACACCGGCCAGCTCAAAATTAACGAGTGCACCCACCTCATCGTCAACGAAACCTCAG GTCAGAAGTATGAGTGCGCACGCAAATGGAATGTGTACTGCGTGGCTCTGCACTGGCTCTTCGACAGCATCGAAAAAGGCTCCTGTCAGGACGAGTCCCGCTACGCCGTGGAGCGCCGGACCTCCAAAAGCAGCCAGCCAAACACGTCCACGCCCACCGGCTCCGGCCAGAAGGAAG AGGGTCCTTCTCTGCTGGGTTTGAGCCACATCTCTGTCAACACCAGCGTGACAATAAATGATACGGCCCTCACGAATGGAACCGTCAGCCGGGTGGAAGCTCCGGACCCGATCGAAAGTCTGGATCTGACCGTGTGCCCCGCAGAGGACGTCCTGGACGGCTGTAAG CTTTATCTCTGCGGCCTGCCTGTGAAGAAGCTGGACAAGCTGCGTCGCCTGGTGAACGCCGCAGGGGGTCTTCGCTTCAACCAGCCCAGCGAGGAGCTCACACATGTGGTCATGGGAGAACCAGACCAGGACCTCAAGACTTTCCTGTCCAGAGCAACTCACAG ACCTCACGTGGTGACAGTCCAGTGGCTGTTGGACAGCTTCTCCAAAGGCCGCCTCCTCCCAGAAGAAGACTTCCTCCACCTCGACTGTCTGCCTCCCGCTCCTGCAGAGGTGTTGTCCACGCCGGCCTCCAGGTCCTCGGTCGGACCCCCCGCCGCCAGTCCCAGCACACCAAAACTGAAGCAAGCGGAGGAGGACCTACTCTCGCAGTACATGGATGATGACATGACAGTTA TTGACGTGGCGCCAGCAGCCGAGATCGAGAGCAGGAGGTCCATCAGCTTGCCCGCCGAGCAGTCCTGGACCCTCAACCACGGGGCCAGACCACAGTCAGACTACACTGTGCAGGAGGCCAGTGAGGCGGGTCTCTTTGCCGGAAAACGATTCCTCTTGCAGGGCTTCGGCGCCGAGGCCGAGGCTCAACTTTCCCTGTTGGTGAGGGAGAACGGAGGTCGGGTGCTGGCGAGCCGCACGCGTGCCGTAGCTGACTACGCCGTGGTGCCTCTGCTGGGCTGTTCTGTGGAGGCCACGGTGGACGAGGTGGTCACTGATACATGGCTG GCTATGTGTGTGGAGAGGGAGTGCCTCCTGGAGCTTTACTCCAATCCTCTCTTCACTCCCGTTCCcgtgatggatggacatttccCTCTCAAGGATTGCATCCTTTCTTTCAGCCAGTTCACAGGAGCCGAGAGGGAGTCCTTGGTGGAGCTGGCCAAGCACCTGGGAGCCAA TGTCCAGGACTACTTTGTGCGCTTGGCCAACCCCAAAAAAGGAATGCTGGCCAGCACTCACCTGGTGCTGCAGAGCCCTGACGGCACCAAGTACCAGGCGGCCAAGAAGTGGAGTCTCCCGGCAGTCACCATGCACTGGATCATGGCGTCGGCGAGGACCGGCCAGAGGGTGGCCGAGGAGCGCTTCCTGATTGACCTTCCACCTTCTCCTG agagggaggaggagagtTTTGTCGCCGCCTCCCAGAGGACGTCCATGCCGGCACCGGCCCAACCGGCGCGCTCCTTTCCGGACATCCCGCTGCTAGGTTTTCAGAGCGGCAAGGCGGTCACGCCGCTGGATTTGGGACGCTTTCAGAGCAAAATGTTCCACTCCGTGTTGGACGAGATGAAGTCGAAAAAAGACGTGGCCACGCCCAAGCAAAGCCAGGAGGACGGCCGCAGGAAGCAACTCTGCAAGGAGCCCTCGCTGCAGCTGGACACGCCGTCCCGGTTCCTCAGCAGGGATCAGCTCTTCAGGCCCTCATTCAATGTTAAG GATGCCTTAGAGGCACTTGACACTCCAGGTGGGAGATCCAACCCCAACGAGAGTGCGGAGACGCCGCTGACGGACCTCATCAACAGGAACATGAAGGTGGCGCTGGCCAACAGCGCCCGCGCCAGCGATGTCGCCAACATGCAAGCGGTTTCTGCCAGCCCCGAGCTCAGCACCACCAGGAAGGAG GCTGTACAAAAGGAGGCCGGCCTGCTGAGTGGCATTGTGATCTGCGTGGGGAAGAAGCTTAGCAAGATGCAAAGCGAACTGTACGCCATGGCCGCCTCGCTCGGAGCAGACTTCAG ATGGGCCTGCGACGATACCGTCACCCACTACATCTACCAGGGCCGAGTGGGTGACAACAGTCGGGAATACCGAGGCATGAAGGAGAGGGGGCTGCATGTGGTCTCGCAACACTGGTTGAAAGCT TGCGCCGAGGAGCAAAGGCACGTCTCGGAGTCTCTTTATCCTTTCACCTACAACCCCAAGATGAGCCTGAACCTCAGTCAGGTTCCCAGCAGCTCGCAGAGGTCTCCGCCTGTCACGCGACCACAACTACGAGACATCACCGAGGCCACGGATGACAACGTGGGCCCAAATGAT TCTGAGCTCAAGGCAGTAGAAGACCCTTCTACCTCTCACCACACAAGCGACGGAAGCGAAGATCAAGACGGCCTTGCAGACAAGAATG ATATTTCAGAGGCGCTGGAGATGAGAGAGAACCTGCAAAGAGCGCTCCAAGAGATCATGTCTGCCACCAAAAAGACGACCGGCAGGCGGATGTCGGTGCGGCTCAGTCGGACGGCGTCCGCCGGCGCCGACTCTGCCCCCAACACTCCTAGCGGCAGCAGGCGCACTCTAGAAGCGTTAAG GGTCTCCCGCGCAGCTGCTCTGGATCTCAACACGGAGCCCTCCCAGAGCGAGCAGATCGTTTGGGACGATCCGACAGCCAGGGAGGAGAGGGCCAAGCTGGCCGACAACCTACAGTGGCCCGGTAGTCCTTCGCAGCACTCGGAGCCTCAGGCGCCACCCCCGCCGACCGCAGTGCAGCACGACGCGCAACTCAAGGACTCCATGACCGACTCTGACCTGGTGGAGATGG AGGCTTGTGATGTCATCGACCAGCAAATGGGCAAGAAGGGCTCAGCGCTCCCGCAGGAGGAGCCGCGGAATAACATCCTGACTCCCGAAGCCCCCAGCATCGCGATCCCCACGGTAGCTCCTGAGCCAGAG GAGGAAAGTGAAGAAGTGAAGACGCCGCCCAGATTCCAGCTGTCCTCCCTCAGTCCTCAGGAACGCATCGATTACAGTCACCTCATCGAAGAGCTCG GTGGCGTCATTCTGGACAAGCAGTCGTTTGACCCCAGCTGCTCCCACATCATCGTAGGCACACCCCTTCGCAACGAAAAATACCTGGCAGCCATGGCGGCCGGCAAATGGATCCTGCATCGCTCATACCTGGAGGCTTGCCGTTCTGTGGGCCGCTTCATACCG GAGGAGGACTACGAGTGGGGCAGCAGCTCCATCCTGGACGCGTTGCCCTCCATCACCTCGCAGCAGAGGCGCTTAGCGTTAGCTGCCATGCGCTGGAGGAAAACCTTGCGGGGACCCACGGAACAGGGC GGAGCCTTCAGCGGATGGACGGTGATGTTGAACATCGACCAGAGCCGAGAAGCCGGCTTCAGGCGGTTGCTGCAGTCGGGCGGGGCCCAG GTGCTGCCGAGCGCCTCTCCTTCAATGTACAAGGTGGCCACGCACTTGTTTGCCGACTTCAGCCGCCTGCGGCCGGGCGACTTCCGTGCGGATGTGTCCGAGGCCTCCGCCCAAAACGTGACTTGCCTGAAGCCCGAGTACATCGCCGACTACCTAATGCAG GAGCCCATCCCACCCACGGCGCTCTACCTCCTCGCCGAGAGCCCCCCCG gcACGTGGATTCTTCTGATTCATCATTGGGTGAGACATTTCTCATTATCTCACTTTAATTAA
- the topbp1 gene encoding DNA topoisomerase 2-binding protein 1 isoform X3 has protein sequence MRLDIMSKGDKEGFIVKFVGSKGQTSEYAAKAYEAIMELQSEKYLKKIDEEAVLKMDQKDKSLFVFSDFDTPAFQHCKNLGCRIVSPLVVVFCLQQQRCVPKAEKPVYNMAMDDITVSCTSLDKTTRAEVMNLVQLMGGRVYLDLNVSVTHLIAGEVGSKKYLVAASLGKPILLPSWVKECWESSQNSLFRYTELPLEGHLCPVLRGCTVCVTGLSSTERKEVQRLCEQHGGRYTGQLKINECTHLIVNETSGQKYECARKWNVYCVALHWLFDSIEKGSCQDESRYAVERRTSKSSQPNTSTPTGSGQKEEGPSLLGLSHISVNTSVTINDTALTNGTVSRVEAPDPIESLDLTVCPAEDVLDGCKLYLCGLPVKKLDKLRRLVNAAGGLRFNQPSEELTHVVMGEPDQDLKTFLSRATHRPHVVTVQWLLDSFSKGRLLPEEDFLHLDCLPPAPAEVLSTPASRSSVGPPAASPSTPKLKQAEEDLLSQYMDDDMTVIDVAPAAEIESRRSISLPAEQSWTLNHGARPQSDYTVQEASEAGLFAGKRFLLQGFGAEAEAQLSLLVRENGGRVLASRTRAVADYAVVPLLGCSVEATVDEVVTDTWLAMCVERECLLELYSNPLFTPVPVMDGHFPLKDCILSFSQFTGAERESLVELAKHLGANVQDYFVRLANPKKGMLASTHLVLQSPDGTKYQAAKKWSLPAVTMHWIMASARTGQRVAEERFLIDLPPSPEREEESFVAASQRTSMPAPAQPARSFPDIPLLGFQSGKAVTPLDLGRFQSKMFHSVLDEMKSKKDVATPKQSQEDGRRKQLCKEPSLQLDTPSRFLSRDQLFRPSFNVKDALEALDTPGGRSNPNESAETPLTDLINRNMKVALANSARASDVANMQAVSASPELSTTRKEAVQKEAGLLSGIVICVGKKLSKMQSELYAMAASLGADFRWACDDTVTHYIYQGRVGDNSREYRGMKERGLHVVSQHWLKACAEEQRHVSESLYPFTYNPKMSLNLSQVPSSSQRSPPVTRPQLRDITEATDDNVGPNDSELKAVEDPSTSHHTSDGSEDQDGLADKNDISEALEMRENLQRALQEIMSATKKTTGRRMSVRLSRTASAGADSAPNTPSGSRRTLEALRVSRAAALDLNTEPSQSEQIVWDDPTAREERAKLADNLQWPGSPSQHSEPQAPPPPTAVQHDAQLKDSMTDSDLVEMEACDVIDQQMGKKGSALPQEEPRNNILTPEAPSIAIPTVAPEPEEESEEVKTPPRFQLSSLSPQERIDYSHLIEELGGVILDKQSFDPSCSHIIVGTPLRNEKYLAAMAAGKWILHRSYLEACRSVGRFIPEEDYEWGSSSILDALPSITSQQRRLALAAMRWRKTLRGPTEQGGAFSGWTVMLNIDQSREAGFRRLLQSGGAQVLPSASPSMYKVATHLFADFSRLRPGDFRADVSEASAQNVTCLKPEYIADYLMQEPIPPTALYLLAESPPVCVVSR, from the exons ATGAG GTTGGACATCATGTCCAAAGGCGACAAGGAGGGCTTTATTGTCAAATTTGTTGGAAGTAAAGGACAGACATCAGAGTATGCTGCCAAAGCTTATGAG GCTATTATGGAGCTGCAGTCGGAAAAGTACCTCAAGAAGATCGACGAGGAAGCTGTGTTAAAGATGGACCAGAAGGACAAGTCCCTCTTTGTTTTCAGTGACTTTGACACTCCTGCCTTCCAGCACTGCAAGAAT CTCGGCTGCCGGATCGTGAGTCCGCTGGTGGTGGTGTTCTGCTTGCAGCAGCAGCGTTGCGTACCCAAAGCGGAGAAGCCGGTCTACAATATGGCCATGGACGACATCACCGTCTCCTGCACAAGCCTGGATAAAACGACTCGG GCCGAGGTGATGAATTTGGTGCAGCTCATGGGCGGGCGTGTCTATCTCGACCTCAACGTGTCCGTCACCCACCTGATTGCTGGTGAGGTGGGCAGTAAAAAGTACCTGGTGGCCGCCAGCCTGGGCAAACCCATCCTGCTCCCTTCCTGGGTCAAAGAGTGCTGGGAGAGCTCTCAAAACAG TCTGTTCAGGTACACGGAGCTGCCCTTGGAGGGCCACCTGTGCCCGGTGCTGCGGGGCTGCACCGTGTGCGTGACAGGTCTCTCCAGCACCGAGCGCAAAGAAGTGCAGCGTCTGTGCGAGCAGCACGGGGGCCGCTACACCGGCCAGCTCAAAATTAACGAGTGCACCCACCTCATCGTCAACGAAACCTCAG GTCAGAAGTATGAGTGCGCACGCAAATGGAATGTGTACTGCGTGGCTCTGCACTGGCTCTTCGACAGCATCGAAAAAGGCTCCTGTCAGGACGAGTCCCGCTACGCCGTGGAGCGCCGGACCTCCAAAAGCAGCCAGCCAAACACGTCCACGCCCACCGGCTCCGGCCAGAAGGAAG AGGGTCCTTCTCTGCTGGGTTTGAGCCACATCTCTGTCAACACCAGCGTGACAATAAATGATACGGCCCTCACGAATGGAACCGTCAGCCGGGTGGAAGCTCCGGACCCGATCGAAAGTCTGGATCTGACCGTGTGCCCCGCAGAGGACGTCCTGGACGGCTGTAAG CTTTATCTCTGCGGCCTGCCTGTGAAGAAGCTGGACAAGCTGCGTCGCCTGGTGAACGCCGCAGGGGGTCTTCGCTTCAACCAGCCCAGCGAGGAGCTCACACATGTGGTCATGGGAGAACCAGACCAGGACCTCAAGACTTTCCTGTCCAGAGCAACTCACAG ACCTCACGTGGTGACAGTCCAGTGGCTGTTGGACAGCTTCTCCAAAGGCCGCCTCCTCCCAGAAGAAGACTTCCTCCACCTCGACTGTCTGCCTCCCGCTCCTGCAGAGGTGTTGTCCACGCCGGCCTCCAGGTCCTCGGTCGGACCCCCCGCCGCCAGTCCCAGCACACCAAAACTGAAGCAAGCGGAGGAGGACCTACTCTCGCAGTACATGGATGATGACATGACAGTTA TTGACGTGGCGCCAGCAGCCGAGATCGAGAGCAGGAGGTCCATCAGCTTGCCCGCCGAGCAGTCCTGGACCCTCAACCACGGGGCCAGACCACAGTCAGACTACACTGTGCAGGAGGCCAGTGAGGCGGGTCTCTTTGCCGGAAAACGATTCCTCTTGCAGGGCTTCGGCGCCGAGGCCGAGGCTCAACTTTCCCTGTTGGTGAGGGAGAACGGAGGTCGGGTGCTGGCGAGCCGCACGCGTGCCGTAGCTGACTACGCCGTGGTGCCTCTGCTGGGCTGTTCTGTGGAGGCCACGGTGGACGAGGTGGTCACTGATACATGGCTG GCTATGTGTGTGGAGAGGGAGTGCCTCCTGGAGCTTTACTCCAATCCTCTCTTCACTCCCGTTCCcgtgatggatggacatttccCTCTCAAGGATTGCATCCTTTCTTTCAGCCAGTTCACAGGAGCCGAGAGGGAGTCCTTGGTGGAGCTGGCCAAGCACCTGGGAGCCAA TGTCCAGGACTACTTTGTGCGCTTGGCCAACCCCAAAAAAGGAATGCTGGCCAGCACTCACCTGGTGCTGCAGAGCCCTGACGGCACCAAGTACCAGGCGGCCAAGAAGTGGAGTCTCCCGGCAGTCACCATGCACTGGATCATGGCGTCGGCGAGGACCGGCCAGAGGGTGGCCGAGGAGCGCTTCCTGATTGACCTTCCACCTTCTCCTG agagggaggaggagagtTTTGTCGCCGCCTCCCAGAGGACGTCCATGCCGGCACCGGCCCAACCGGCGCGCTCCTTTCCGGACATCCCGCTGCTAGGTTTTCAGAGCGGCAAGGCGGTCACGCCGCTGGATTTGGGACGCTTTCAGAGCAAAATGTTCCACTCCGTGTTGGACGAGATGAAGTCGAAAAAAGACGTGGCCACGCCCAAGCAAAGCCAGGAGGACGGCCGCAGGAAGCAACTCTGCAAGGAGCCCTCGCTGCAGCTGGACACGCCGTCCCGGTTCCTCAGCAGGGATCAGCTCTTCAGGCCCTCATTCAATGTTAAG GATGCCTTAGAGGCACTTGACACTCCAGGTGGGAGATCCAACCCCAACGAGAGTGCGGAGACGCCGCTGACGGACCTCATCAACAGGAACATGAAGGTGGCGCTGGCCAACAGCGCCCGCGCCAGCGATGTCGCCAACATGCAAGCGGTTTCTGCCAGCCCCGAGCTCAGCACCACCAGGAAGGAG GCTGTACAAAAGGAGGCCGGCCTGCTGAGTGGCATTGTGATCTGCGTGGGGAAGAAGCTTAGCAAGATGCAAAGCGAACTGTACGCCATGGCCGCCTCGCTCGGAGCAGACTTCAG ATGGGCCTGCGACGATACCGTCACCCACTACATCTACCAGGGCCGAGTGGGTGACAACAGTCGGGAATACCGAGGCATGAAGGAGAGGGGGCTGCATGTGGTCTCGCAACACTGGTTGAAAGCT TGCGCCGAGGAGCAAAGGCACGTCTCGGAGTCTCTTTATCCTTTCACCTACAACCCCAAGATGAGCCTGAACCTCAGTCAGGTTCCCAGCAGCTCGCAGAGGTCTCCGCCTGTCACGCGACCACAACTACGAGACATCACCGAGGCCACGGATGACAACGTGGGCCCAAATGAT TCTGAGCTCAAGGCAGTAGAAGACCCTTCTACCTCTCACCACACAAGCGACGGAAGCGAAGATCAAGACGGCCTTGCAGACAAGAATG ATATTTCAGAGGCGCTGGAGATGAGAGAGAACCTGCAAAGAGCGCTCCAAGAGATCATGTCTGCCACCAAAAAGACGACCGGCAGGCGGATGTCGGTGCGGCTCAGTCGGACGGCGTCCGCCGGCGCCGACTCTGCCCCCAACACTCCTAGCGGCAGCAGGCGCACTCTAGAAGCGTTAAG GGTCTCCCGCGCAGCTGCTCTGGATCTCAACACGGAGCCCTCCCAGAGCGAGCAGATCGTTTGGGACGATCCGACAGCCAGGGAGGAGAGGGCCAAGCTGGCCGACAACCTACAGTGGCCCGGTAGTCCTTCGCAGCACTCGGAGCCTCAGGCGCCACCCCCGCCGACCGCAGTGCAGCACGACGCGCAACTCAAGGACTCCATGACCGACTCTGACCTGGTGGAGATGG AGGCTTGTGATGTCATCGACCAGCAAATGGGCAAGAAGGGCTCAGCGCTCCCGCAGGAGGAGCCGCGGAATAACATCCTGACTCCCGAAGCCCCCAGCATCGCGATCCCCACGGTAGCTCCTGAGCCAGAG GAGGAAAGTGAAGAAGTGAAGACGCCGCCCAGATTCCAGCTGTCCTCCCTCAGTCCTCAGGAACGCATCGATTACAGTCACCTCATCGAAGAGCTCG GTGGCGTCATTCTGGACAAGCAGTCGTTTGACCCCAGCTGCTCCCACATCATCGTAGGCACACCCCTTCGCAACGAAAAATACCTGGCAGCCATGGCGGCCGGCAAATGGATCCTGCATCGCTCATACCTGGAGGCTTGCCGTTCTGTGGGCCGCTTCATACCG GAGGAGGACTACGAGTGGGGCAGCAGCTCCATCCTGGACGCGTTGCCCTCCATCACCTCGCAGCAGAGGCGCTTAGCGTTAGCTGCCATGCGCTGGAGGAAAACCTTGCGGGGACCCACGGAACAGGGC GGAGCCTTCAGCGGATGGACGGTGATGTTGAACATCGACCAGAGCCGAGAAGCCGGCTTCAGGCGGTTGCTGCAGTCGGGCGGGGCCCAG GTGCTGCCGAGCGCCTCTCCTTCAATGTACAAGGTGGCCACGCACTTGTTTGCCGACTTCAGCCGCCTGCGGCCGGGCGACTTCCGTGCGGATGTGTCCGAGGCCTCCGCCCAAAACGTGACTTGCCTGAAGCCCGAGTACATCGCCGACTACCTAATGCAG GAGCCCATCCCACCCACGGCGCTCTACCTCCTCGCCGAGAGCCCCCCCG TATGCGTCGTGTCTCGGTGA